The following are encoded together in the Sparus aurata chromosome 1, fSpaAur1.1, whole genome shotgun sequence genome:
- the tmc6b gene encoding transmembrane channel-like protein 6b, whose amino-acid sequence MAQSVNFDLSHPLMEAGLESPVDEEGVHDSFNQLIAEQSQNGGPSEAFELQQLQRDLDEEGRDGIAYLSSPGGRQGQRDMEWEDDERQTDSLIAERWSSATLKVLSSMPSRTIGRSRGAIISQYYNRTMQLRRRRQSRPAIRDFSRSARPSIRDYGIGADTTDAEEAERNKRERLVNNLQNLSVSDRVRMLRGMPLSVAEKSGLRRLALQKESHALSSSKIPCCSRLKYYIIIAVRQSWYSWLSFLHSLQLWQVALKRVSGRFGTGVLSYFLFLKTLLFFNLFLFLVTGAFLVLPQAVHPPALSAARPAFTGLEFLTGAGYFSDTVMYYGYYSNYTLRKSCRDDVSNGTSLDCVSKRHSYNMPLAYFVTIGVAFFVTCIILVYSMSKSFGQSFRIDKSHSILAVKVFCSWDFKVIKKTSVRLMSENICIQLKELLAEVNHKNVMNTACQKLSRLMVHGLAWAICIGGNAACVYAIYHFSEHMHQNLQLTSRSTIKDPLLYEASLLALPVVVSLINLLLPGLFNLAAWMEDYESPSVRTYVAIGRNLMLKVSILGVLCYHWLGRVAADPKVIRLQCWESFVGQELYRFLLMDFIFTLLDTLFGELLWRLFSERVLKRRRMPEFDIARNVLELIYGQTLAWLGVLFTPLLPAVQILKLLLLFYIKKSSVMMNCQAPRRPYRVSQMTTIFITLLCFPSFLGASVCVTYTMWSITPSTSCGPFRELKTMFQAGKRWVEELEKDNPNLSPLAWAHSYLVEHPFFLFVGAGIFLIVIYFHSQVVDGQRKIINLLQEQIENEGEDKKFLITRLQSIHEQKRTPARRLTSQDSSC is encoded by the exons atggCTCAAAGCGTTAACTTTGACCTGAGCCACCCTCTCATGGAAGCTGGACTGGA gAGTCCAGTGGATGAGGAAGGTGTTCATGACTCGTTCAACCAGCTGATAGCAGAGCAGAGTCAGAATGGAGGACCGTCTGAAGCCTtcgagctgcagcagctgcagagagatCTGGACGAGGAGGGTCGAG ATGGCATAGCTTACCTGTCCAGCCCTGGAGGCAGGCAGGGGCAAAGGGACATGGAATGGGAAGATGAcgaaagacagacagactccCTCATAGCTGAACGTTGGTCCTCGGCCACCTTGAAGGTCCTGTCCTCCATGCCCAGCCGCACCATCG gtCGCAGCCGGGGAGCCATCATCTCTCAGTACTACAACAGGACCATGCAGCTTCGAAGACGCAGGCAGAGCAGACCCGCAATCCGAGACTTCTCTCGCTCTGCAAGGCCGAGCATACGAGACTACGGGATAGGGGCAGACACTACAGAtgcagaggaagcagaga GGAACAAGAGGGAACGGTTGGTGAACAACCTGCAAAACCTGTCAGTGAGCGACAGAGTCAGGATGCTCAGAGGGATGCCTCTCAGTGTCGCTGAGAAGAGTGGACTCAG gAGGTTAGCACTACAAAAGGAGAGTCACGCACTGTCCAGCAGTAAGATACCTTGTTGCAGTCGGCTCAAATATTACATCATCATT GCTGTCAGACAGAGCTGGTACAGCTGGCTGTCTTTCCTGCATTCCCTCCAGCTGTGGCAAGTGGCGCTCAAGAGAGTGAGCGGACGTTTCGGCACCGGAGTCCTCTCATACTTCCTGTTCCTTAAGACGCTGCTCTTCTTCAACCTCTTCCTGTTCCTAGTGACGGGCGCGTTCCTTGTGCTGCCTCAGGCAGTGCACCCTCCAGCGTTGTCTGCGGCGAGACCTGCCTTTACTGGACTGGAGTTCCTCACCGGAGCG GGTTATTTCTCAGACACGGTGATGTACTATGGATACTACTCTAACTACACGCTGCgcaagagctgcagagatgatgTGTCCAATGGAACCAGCCTGGACTGTGTTTCGAAACGCCACTCTTACAACATGCCACTTGCGTACTTCGTCACCATTGGAGTGGCTTTCTTCGTCACATGTATCATCCTTGTATACAG CATGTCAAAGTCGTTTGGTCAGAGCTTCCGAATTGACAAGTCTCACAGTATCTTGGCAGTTAAGGTCTTCTGCTCCTGGGACTTTAAGGTCATTAAGAAAACATCTGTCAGACTCATGTCTGAGAATATCTGCATCCAGCTTAAG GAGCTGCTAGCAGAAGTAAATCATAAGAACGTCATGAACACTGCGTGCCAGAAGCTCTCTAGGCTGATGGTTCATGGCCTGGCCTGGGCCATCTGCATAGGCGGCAATGCTGCCTGTGTGTATGCTATTTACCACTTCTCTGAGCACATGCACCAG AACCTCCAGTTAACTTCTCGTAGTACTATCAAGGACCCTCTGCTGTACGAAGCAAGCCTGCTGGCTCTCCCTGTGGTCGTTTCCCTCATCAACCTACTGCTGCCTGGCCTCTTCAACCTTGCCGCCTGGATGGAGGACTACGAGTCACCTTCTGTACGCACATACGTTGCCATCGGCAG AAACTTGATGTTGAAAGTGAGCATCCTTGGAGTCCTGTGCTACCACTGGTTGGGTCGGGTGGCTGCTGACCCTAAAGTCATTAGACTGCAG TGCTGGGAGAGTTTTGTCGGCCAGGAGCTTTATCGTTTTCTACTGATGGACTTCATTTTCACTCTACTAGACACCTTGTTTGGAGAGCTGCTTTGGAG GTTGTTCTCCGAGAGGGTGCTGAAGAGAAGGAGGATGCCAGAGTTTGATATCGCCAGGAACGTCCTTGAACTCATCTACGGACAGACATTGGCCTG GTTGGGTGTTCTCTTTACTCCTCTCCTGCCTGCAGTACAGATTCTCAAACTCTTGCTCCTGTTCTACATTAAGAAG AGCAGCGTGATGATGAACTGTCAGGCCCCCAGGAGGCCGTACAGAGTCAGCCAGATGACCACCATCTTCatcactctcctctgcttccCCTCCTTCCTCGGTGCCTCGGTGTGTGTCACATACACCATGTGGAG TATAACGCCCTCCACGTCGTGCGGCCCCTTCCGCGAGCTCAAAACGATGTTCCAGGCAGGGAAGCGCTGGGTGGAAGAACTGGAAAAAGACAATCCCAACCTGTCCCCACTGGCCTGGGCTCACTCCTATCTGGTGGAGCACCCCTTCTTCCTGTTCGTGGGAGCAGGCATCTTcct GATCGTCATTTACTTCCACAGTCAGGTGGTGGACGGTCAAAGGAAGATTATCAATTTACTACAGGAGCAGATAGAAAAC GAGGGAGAAGATAAGAAGTTTCTTATAACTCGCCTCCAGTCGATCCATGAGCAAAAACGAACCCCTGCTCGAAGACTCACTAGCCAG GACTCCAGCTGTTGA